One window from the genome of Nomascus leucogenys isolate Asia chromosome 12, Asia_NLE_v1, whole genome shotgun sequence encodes:
- the VSIG8 gene encoding V-set and immunoglobulin domain-containing protein 8: protein MDLVRKALNETHTSCSFVLTPASSYTPSCNCQWDKAGLGPPCRSRGTTVPLCGYVFGESRWQNQRGVGPGSIPEPHNSPQHSSSSALSVPHGWGKFHQGAFYADITGKGSESLLQSGFGMKGHEGGIWEALLSAVRINGDGQEVLYLAEGDNVRLGCPYVLDPEDYGPNGLDIEWMQVNSDPAHHRENVFLSYQDKRINHGNLPHLQQRVRFAASDPSQYDASINLMNLQVSDTATYECRVKKTTMATRKVIVTVQARPAVPMCWTEGHMTYGNDVVLKCYANGGSQPLSYKWAKISGHHYPYRAGSYTSQHSYHSELSYQESFHSSINQGLNNGDLVLKDISRADDGLYQCTVANNVGYSVCVVEVKVSDSRRIGMIIGAVLGSLLALGCLAVGIWGLVCCCCGGSGAGGARGAFGYSNGGRVGGGACGDLASEIREDAVAPGCKASGRGSRVTHLLGYPTQNVSRSLRRKYAPPPCGGPEDLALAPCTAVAACEAGPSPVYVKVKSAEPADCAEGPVQCKNGLLV from the exons ATGGACTTAGTGAGAAAGGCTCTGAACGAGACACACACCAGCTGCAGCTTCGTACTGACGCCTGCCAGCTCCTACACACCTTCCTGCAACTGCCAGTGGGACAAAGCAGGCCTGGGGCCACCCTGCAGGTCGAGGGGGACCACAGTTCCGCTCTGTGGATACGTGTTTGGGGAATCCAGATGGCAAAATCAAAG AGGGGTGGGCCCTGGCAGCATCCCTGAGCCCCATAACTCTCCCCAAcactcttcctcctctgcccttTCTGTGCCCCATG GTTGGGGCAAGTTCCACCAAGGGGCATTCTATGCCGACATCACTGGAAAGGGCTCCGAGTCCCTCTTGCAGTCCGGATTTGGGATGAAGGGGCATGAGGGAGGAATTTGGGAAG CACTGCTGTCTGCTGTGCGGATCAACGGGGATGGACAGGAGGTCCTGTACCTGGCAGAAGGTGATAATGTGAGGCTGGGCTGCCCCTACGTCCTGGACCCTGAGGACTATGGTCCCAATGGGCTGGACATCGAGTGGATGCAGGTCAACTCAGACCCCGCCCACCACCGAGAGAATGTG TTCCTTAGTTACCAGGACAAGAGGATCAACCATGGCAACCTTCCCCATCTGCAGCAGAGGGTCCGCTTTGCAGCCTCAGACCCAAGCCAGTATGATGCCTCCATCAACCTCATGAACCTGCAGGTATCTGACACAGCCACTTATGAGTGCCGGGTGAAGAAGACCACCATGGCCACCCGGAAGGTCATTGTCACTGTCCAAG CACGACCTGCAGTGCCCATGTGCTGGACAGAGGGCCACATGACATATGGCAACGATGTGGTGCTGAAGTGCTATGCCAATGGGGGCTCCCAGCCCCTCTCCTACAAGTGGGCCAAGATCAGTGGGCACCATTACCCCTATCGAGCTGGGTCTTACACCTCCCAGCACAGCTACCACTCAGAGCTGTCCTACCAGGAGTCCTTCCACAGCTCCATAAACCAAG GCCTGAACAATGGGGACCTGGTGTTGAAGGATATCTCCAGAGCAGATGATGGGCTGTATCAGTGCACAGTGGCCAACAACGTGGGCTACAGTGTTTGTGTGGTGGAGGTGAAGGTCTCAG aCTCCCGGCGTATAGGCATGATCATCGGCGCCGTCCTGGGCTCTCTGCTCGCGCTTGGCTGCCTGGCCGTAGGCATCTGGGGGCTCGTCTGCTGCTGCTGCGGGGGCTCCGGGGCTGGCGGCGCCCGCGGTGCCTTCGGCTACAGCAACGGCGGCAGGGTCGGCGGAGGGGCCTGCGGCGACTTGGCTAGTGAGATCAG AGAGGACGCCGTGGCGCCCGGGTGCAAGGCCAGCGGGCGCGGCAGCCGCGTCACTCACCTCCTGGGGTACCCGACGCAGAACGTCAGCCGCTCCCTGCGCCGCAAGTACGCGCCTCCGCCCTGCGGTGGCCCCGAGGACTTGGCCCTGGCGCCCTGCACCGCCGTCGCCGCCTGCGAAGCGGGCCCCTCCCCGGTCTACGTCAAGGTCAAGAGCGCGGAGCCGGCAGACTGCGCCGAGGGGCCGGTGCAGTGCAAGAACGGCCTCTTGGTGTGA